Genomic window (Nilaparvata lugens isolate BPH chromosome 7, ASM1435652v1, whole genome shotgun sequence):
CATGATTAGTTTATGATTAGAGATATGATTTGTGTCATTTTTGCTACTAGACTGAAggttttgacaaaatttttcgAAATAACTTTGATGACATAAGAGAGTTTTTACGTTTTATTGCAATTAACTTTCCAATTAGTGGTTCGGAGCCCACGCAGAATTCCGTTGCTCACACATCACGAGTATCACATATCACACAACATATCACATGACCCATTATGATGTCTCTaccaataaaaaatatgaacacAATTCAGGATACTCGAATGTTGAAATAATGGACATTGTTATATGAATACATGTCAGTACCGTAGTAATCACATCTTCACATCTATACTTGTAGACTTGTCTCACTCACATCTTCTataaaaaattatgtatcaTTGTATGTCACTAGCTTATGTCGTCCAGTATTATGTATCATATATGAGTACCCGTCAGTAGTAATAATATCTTTACATCTTTAGTCCGTACAAAATAACTTTCGATTTGGGACAAACATGCGCatcagagaaagcatacagcgggagggatacagaggcgctAAGTTCCGTttctgaaccggccagcgttctccaacttctagtgactgttcatttgctcatgctacacatgcaaAGTTTCCCAtctgaaagcagtcagacgactgactGTAATCGACAAATTgccaactgcgcttctacctatccTATCTACCTACCTCTATtgatcactgtaattggctgatctccctcaaTTTCTCTGCGCCGCGCTGTTCTTCCAAGCTATAATTAATTTTGTACGTACTATAATACCTGTATACTCTATGATTGATACATTAATTGATCTTCATTGACAGCTGCAATATACAAAGGCTTAAGCCGTTCTATTGCACATAAAattgtctattattattattatattattattattattattattattattattattattatattattattattatattattattattattattactcgtATCACTCACatcttttaaataattgatGTCTGGATATTATCTGGAGCTTATCAAAAATAGAAAGTATCATCCAGTATCGCTCATCAAAATTAAGAGTCTTCCAGTGCAATTTGGAAATTATGATGATGCCTACCTTTATCACATTCTGAGCTACTTTGCAGAACATGAGAATGCTGAAGCCCCAATTTGGGAGACAGGCCAGAAGGAAGAGCAGCTCAGACCATGAGCACAGTATGATGACTGCTGAAATCGAAGATCTAGTTTGCATGTCTGAGTCAGAATCCAACACAAGTGTCCAAACTGTGAGAACCATTATCGTTGCTTTCAACCATGACTCAATTTTCAGGAAATAGCAACGTCGCAGTGTTAATGCTTGATAGATCTCCTGTGAAGCAAATACGAATATTATGTCTATTATTCAGATACTGTGGCCTGATTAATGGAATAGTcccattgaaatgattcattATGATATGTCGCTGAGCCTCTTAATTATACTTGTCGATATTTCATGATTATTCAATAAGCAACATAAAAaagatttaataatcattaGTTTTATAGACTGATTCTAATCCTCGGTTCATTTCATACAAACTTTCACTTGGAATAATTTCTAACTGACTTGTTCTACTAAAATAACTCttcttgaataattaaataaaaacacacatatgtcgtcaaattctacacagtttcgGTACCCAACCATGGTACCATAGTTTCGGATCCTTCTTAATAATAAGCTTACTACTAATATGAATCAAGAACTGTTGGGGTGACTTCTTCCAGGGTGAATCAGGGTGACCTCTTCCCATGCTTTTGCAAAATGAAGTATGATAATCATTCGTATTGGAATTCATCAAGacattcaaagaataatttgaaaaaatgtcatctaaattttcaattcatatatttttagaactcgATTATTAAAGCGTATAGCTTTGAATGTTTATTGATTCATTAGGTGTAAGTCTAGCAGATACTCATGGTAAATTatagttaatttaataatttatggtGAATACTCACCACTGGACCAATTATCAGTAGAGAACCCAATGCCAGTAATTTGTTGAACATAACAACTGATTCCGATGAGACCAGAGGAGAACTCGAAACATATTCCTTGACAAAACTGATGATGGGATTATTTTGCTGGGTgctctgattattattattcgtaACTCTCTCCAACATTGTAACAGATAGAGCAGTGAATGATACAGTAAAAGTAACATACAACAAGACGACtgctataaaaaatattttcaatctttGCCATTTCAGATACAGAAAACTTTCGATCATTGGGTGTAAAAGTGTCTTCTCCaggaaataatcattatttatgtTGATCAGCGAAACAAGAGCTTTGAGCTGTCTTTTCTCCCTGTCTGAAGGTATCAGAACATTGTATTTGTACTTGATTTGGCAGTGGATGTGGTTGGTAGGGTGTCCATTTGTCTCAATAGATTCATCGAAGATTCGTTGGAAGAAAGTGTGTGGTTGAGGGATGAAGCAGGCTATGAGATCCACGGCAGTGTTAGGGTTCCCAGCTCGATCGACCACTTGCTTCGATAGATCAGCCCCATGAACAATCATAAAATGGACACAATCAACTTTTCCCGATCTTGCAGCCACATGCAGTGGGTACCAGTTATCATCATTGGGGATGCTGAGTAATGATCTGTCAAACTGTACCAGAAACTCCACAACCTTCAAATGTCCATACCTTGCCGCCAAATGAAGGCACGTTCCTCTCGAAATCAAGTAGTCACCAACCACACCAGTCTTCTGTTTGACATCACCTCCATACTCTATGAGCACTCTCACACAATCAACAAGTCCTTTCCTGCAGGCCAATTGCAAAGGGGTCATCCCTTCGAACATTTCTGACACCATCGTCCTCTCACCAAAGTCCAACAGGAGTCTCAATGTCTCTGGAGATGAGTTCTCAGCAGCCATATGTAACAGAGATTTATTATTTGGTTGCGATAATGATACTTGAGCTCCAGCTGTCAGCAACAGACTGACACAGGCTGCTGAAGATTTCTTGACTGCATTCCATAAGGGTGTctgatttttgttgtttatcGAGTTTACCAGCtataaagaaaaaatcaacaatGAATTCAAATTACCGTAtaagaaaatgaatataactgaCTCACTACTCCACTCATGCAACTTGATTCCAAGCTTGCTAACAATCTCGTTCAACTTGAAGGAAGCAAGAAAGTATAGACCCTCTTTCAGTTTTCATACTTTGCTTTATCGGAACAGTAGCCTAATCGGCTGTACCGACACAGATAGAATGTGCTCATGAGGTATAAACTGTCATctatattgaatattcaattgtaATCTATTTATAGATTGAGAAGTTATCACCCTAGTTCATGAAAGTATAGTGAAATTCTTATATCTTGTCTCATATAGCCCATATTGCCGcttaaatcattttaaaaaatgaacaaataaacaaCTAAAATGCCTTCAATCTCCAGCTTTATCAGATACTGAATATAACACAGAATAATTGCGTTTTACAGCTCACTGGACTCTAGAATGTGTTCGACTGTGATTCTtgatttaaataatgaataagctGAGCTTCAATGTTCATTATAATTAATGACTGTTTCAATTCATGCAATCAATCTCATGACTGTgttttacattcaatttatttatgggaataaaatcaattcatttagTAGAATGAGGTTTTCTACTCACAGTTATACCTGTGTCGAATTGCACCAATTCTGATAGCAGATCTGCATTGCCTAGTCGAGCAGCAACATGTAGAACATTCGAATTATCCTGTGAGCTCAGACTCAATTCAGCACCATTGTTGAGAAAatagtcaatgccttctatccATTCTATTTCCACGGCTAGGAACAGGAGAGTTCTTCCTACCAGGTCACTATaacattttcgaaaataatacaaaataaatcacTTCACATCTTAACATAACCGAGGTTCGAAAGTTTCTATAGTGATACCGATCTAAGAAATTCATGACTCATGAGTGTTCCAAGCATGAATATGATAAGGAAGCTGTGACTCGAATAAATTGAACTGTCTGCATACACAATATTTCTGGATTTATAGATATTGGCGTACAGAAAACTGTGCAGTTCGAGAGAAATAGTAATTCAATCTCTTCTTCCACCTCAATAGGTGGCATTTTCATATTCAGTTCCAATGCTCATTGTGGTCTACATTTTATTCTGATGCATTAAATGCtcatttttattatgaataattgagaattacatgagaattacaataatatttacaaaagaTGTATgataatgattcaatgattcagaattacacaacttacagaaaagtgcCACAGCCTaaacgcccaaaacggttcctattctaatttatacaaaataataattcattataaatctGGTTTCAAATGGAGCGATCTCACCTAGAAGAACATCTACTGACAAGTTAGTAGATGTATCATACTTGATTTGAATACAGAGTTTGTAAATAATTCCTGTATGATTGAAGTATTCTTTCAAAATGTTACTCATTTATAAGTGCAAAGCAGTTTTAAATCCAGACAAAATTAAATGAACCTCTCTACAATTAGCCCCAGCATTATTTCTGCGCAACAACTAAATCCACACATCTGATACTGAAATCATTGTcaaatgatattattgaaactaaAATTATCTCACAAACTTATAATTAATATACTCACTTTATATTAATTAGATGCtgcatgccattttcaagaatTGTAGTTACAATATCTAAGCGCCTCATAATAACAGCTCGGTGAAGAGGTGTAAACCCATCCTTATCAAAAGCGCTCAGGTTTACCtcaaattcatcattttttaatGACAAGCTCTTTAGTAGCTCAATATTTCCTGATATCACAACTGTATGAAGACATGTAACTGGCTTTTTTATGTCGCCTTCTCTTCTTATACGAATTCTTAAATTATTTTCGCCACTCATTTCAGGCAGGTTTTCTATTGATTTTCTCCATTTTTCAAAGAGCAGTTGTATGACATCTCCTGTAGTCCTGTTGAAGACAACAAAGGTCACTGTATTGAATAGTGGACTCCTACTGCATAATCAATATATTTGTTCAATGATAAGCTTTGTAAACAAgtattttgtaatagattgatAGTGTTTATTAATATACCAACTAATATGGAGAACTGGATATGTACATGAAAAACCTTGATAGGCTTCATTGCATTCGTGATAATGCTCAATTTGCTTCAAGAGCTAtgaaagataatataatttaaaaatgtatgtattcagggcttctcattttttatttattaaaataacatcatagtagACTACCCTTTTTGAAGAGTTTTTGATATAAATGGAAAGAATAAATtagattaatgaataaaattggaaatCATAATTTGGCGTTAGTATTTGTGCTAACTTCTGTGAGTTGCATGCACTATATTGCTGAAGTTATCTTTCAGTTACATGGTCGATTTGATTGTAAAAAGTATTGGAGATTGATTTGGGCGTAGTGCTTGTAGTCTCTCTTGTACttgtaataatgaaattattgtcaaGGTTAGACTTGAAATGGATTAATGTGAATTTGAGGCGCGGTTCTCACAAGCGCGATTCGATAAGCAACTCACATCAGA
Coding sequences:
- the LOC111058501 gene encoding transient receptor potential channel pyrexia, with the translated sequence MNGATPIIVATAWGHSKLVQELATLGADVMIRDFKNRTAVHIAAASGFLAILKILLDGSNDNGKKEQLELLVNMPITGKVNDLKTCSFDSWVHKHAELLPPQMPELQSGITPLHAASQWSRSRCVKFLLTNGADPGLLDDRGLSPLDVAGEKKVISQSPGIQYDSSKNSFDNLTLGARAFTIAGKMPLFSDSSKSDLSDESSNSDSETNDGKSSSVLRKMYIPPIIEEHDKGGANIETTGDVIQLLFEKWRKSIENLPEMSGENNLRIRIRREGDIKKPVTCLHTVVISGNIELLKSLSLKNDEFEVNLSAFDKDGFTPLHRAVIMRRLDIVTTILENGMQHLININDLVGRTLLFLAVEIEWIEGIDYFLNNGAELSLSSQDNSNVLHVAARLGNADLLSELVQFDTGITLVNSINNKNQTPLWNAVKKSSAACVSLLLTAGAQVSLSQPNNKSLLHMAAENSSPETLRLLLDFGERTMVSEMFEGMTPLQLACRKGLVDCVRVLIEYGGDVKQKTGVVGDYLISRGTCLHLAARYGHLKVVEFLVQFDRSLLSIPNDDNWYPLHVAARSGKVDCVHFMIVHGADLSKQVVDRAGNPNTAVDLIACFIPQPHTFFQRIFDESIETNGHPTNHIHCQIKYKYNVLIPSDREKRQLKALVSLININNDYFLEKTLLHPMIESFLYLKWQRLKIFFIAVVLLYVTFTVSFTALSVTMLERVTNNNNQSTQQNNPIISFVKEYVSSSPLVSSESVVMFNKLLALGSLLIIGPVEIYQALTLRRCYFLKIESWLKATIMVLTVWTLVLDSDSDMQTRSSISAVIILCSWSELLFLLACLPNWGFSILMFCKVAQNVIKVLVTFSCLIVGFSFAFMVLFQSSEPFVSFWLSFLKVMVMMTEYDYGDLFSAREGQDYLARTIFLVFLILVSIVMMNLMVGIAVSDIALLEDQGRVSRIIKHIDFLDLLEELVYNDVFLKIMPKRAGRSLKSMRAAPSYFTFKIRPLRNSRSILPLSLHQSMINKVDELYKNNYNYNSCPETSMNVSCKNDLRTEKPVDSICEHCKSNVSESKLQCILEEIAKLKDELQSMKDQSLAH